Proteins encoded by one window of Streptomyces sp. ALI-76-A:
- a CDS encoding geranylgeranyl reductase family protein, whose product MSSENSSADDSSADDVRDDVQRVWDVVVVGAGPAGASAAYAAAVAGRRVLLLEKAELPRYKTCGGGIIGPSRDCLPPGFELPLRDRVHAVTFSHNGRFSRTRRSRRMLFGLINRPEFDHQLVEHAQKAGAELRTGVTVQRVEQHGSAVPDRRTVAVVLQGGETVLARAVVGADGSASRIGAHVGVKLDQVDLGLEAEIPVPETVAEDWKGRVLIDWGPMPGSYGWVFPKGDTLTVGVISARGEGAATKRYLEEFVGRLGLAGFEPSISSGHLTRCRADDSPLSRGRVLVCGDAAGLLEPWTREGISFALRSGRLAGEWAVRIAEAHDAVDARRQALNYAFAIKAGLGVEMSVGKSMLTVFERRPGLFHAVLTGFRPAWNAFTGITRGSTSLGELVRSHPLAQRALTAMDRRPVGATDPRNPGSSRDSAGPSDPTGSSDPAGSADSADGGVSP is encoded by the coding sequence GTGAGCAGCGAGAACTCTTCGGCGGACGATTCTTCGGCGGACGACGTGCGGGACGACGTGCAGCGGGTGTGGGACGTCGTCGTGGTGGGCGCGGGACCCGCGGGGGCCTCGGCCGCCTACGCGGCGGCGGTCGCGGGGCGGCGGGTGCTGCTGCTGGAGAAGGCCGAGCTGCCCCGGTACAAGACGTGCGGCGGCGGCATCATCGGCCCCTCGCGCGACTGTCTGCCACCCGGCTTCGAGCTGCCGCTGCGGGACCGTGTGCACGCGGTGACGTTCTCGCACAACGGCCGCTTCAGCCGCACCCGCCGCTCCCGGCGGATGTTGTTCGGACTGATCAACCGGCCCGAGTTCGACCACCAGCTGGTCGAGCACGCGCAGAAGGCGGGCGCGGAGCTGCGGACGGGCGTCACCGTCCAGCGGGTCGAGCAGCACGGCTCGGCCGTGCCGGACCGGCGTACGGTCGCGGTCGTCCTCCAGGGCGGCGAGACGGTCCTCGCGCGGGCCGTCGTCGGCGCGGACGGCAGCGCCAGCCGCATAGGGGCACACGTCGGCGTGAAGCTCGACCAGGTCGATCTGGGCCTGGAGGCGGAGATCCCGGTACCGGAGACCGTCGCCGAGGACTGGAAGGGGCGGGTGCTCATCGACTGGGGGCCCATGCCGGGCAGTTACGGCTGGGTGTTCCCGAAGGGCGACACGCTGACCGTCGGGGTGATCTCGGCGCGTGGAGAAGGGGCGGCCACCAAGCGGTACCTGGAGGAGTTCGTCGGGCGGCTCGGCCTCGCCGGCTTCGAACCGAGCATCTCCTCCGGCCACCTGACCCGCTGCCGTGCCGACGACTCGCCGCTGTCGCGCGGGCGGGTGCTGGTGTGCGGCGACGCGGCGGGGCTCCTGGAGCCGTGGACCCGCGAGGGCATCTCGTTCGCGCTGCGGTCGGGCCGGCTCGCGGGGGAGTGGGCGGTACGGATCGCGGAGGCGCACGACGCGGTGGACGCCCGGCGCCAGGCCCTCAACTACGCGTTCGCCATCAAGGCGGGGCTCGGCGTCGAGATGAGCGTCGGCAAGAGCATGCTGACGGTGTTCGAGCGGCGCCCCGGCCTGTTCCACGCGGTGCTCACCGGCTTCCGGCCGGCCTGGAACGCGTTCACCGGGATCACCCGCGGATCGACATCGCTGGGTGAACTCGTCCGCTCGCATCCCTTGGCCCAGCGTGCCCTGACCGCCATGGACCGCCGGCCCGTCGGTGCCACGGATCCCAGGAATCCCGGGAGTTCCAGGGATTCCGCCGGTCCCTCCGATCCCACCGGTTCCTCCGATCCCGCCGGTTCCGCGGATTCGGCGGACGGTGGGGTCAGTCCGTGA
- a CDS encoding TIGR01777 family oxidoreductase, protein MKFVIPGGTGQVGTILNRALTAAGHEVVVLTRQPRHEGEVTWDGETPGPWAREIDGSDVVVNLAGRSVSCRYTEANLKAMMDSRVRSTQVVGEAIAAAAHPPSVWLQMSTATVYAHRFDAPNDEPTGLLGGTEAGVPDYWAYSVEIATAWERAQEQAATPHTRKVALRSAMVMSPDRGGVFDVLSRLVRLGLGGPVAGGAQYVSWIHDQDFVRAVDFLVGRPDLSGPVNLAAPAPLPHRAFMRTLRAAWGVPVGLPATRWMAELGAFALRSDTELLLKSRRVVPGRLLDAGFAFEHPEWPRAADDLVRRRRDTSGSGSAPAPAPPGGTSRPGR, encoded by the coding sequence GTGAAGTTCGTGATACCCGGTGGAACCGGGCAGGTGGGAACGATCCTGAACCGCGCGCTGACCGCCGCGGGACACGAGGTCGTCGTCCTGACCAGGCAGCCGAGGCACGAGGGCGAAGTCACCTGGGACGGTGAGACGCCGGGGCCGTGGGCGCGCGAGATCGACGGCAGCGACGTGGTGGTCAACCTGGCCGGGCGCAGCGTCAGCTGCCGCTACACCGAGGCGAACCTGAAGGCCATGATGGACTCGCGGGTGCGCTCCACACAGGTCGTGGGCGAGGCGATCGCCGCCGCCGCACATCCGCCGAGCGTCTGGCTGCAGATGAGCACGGCCACCGTCTACGCCCACCGCTTCGACGCCCCGAACGACGAACCGACCGGCCTGCTCGGCGGCACCGAAGCCGGCGTACCGGACTACTGGGCCTACAGCGTCGAGATAGCCACCGCCTGGGAACGCGCCCAGGAGCAGGCCGCGACCCCGCACACACGCAAGGTCGCCCTGCGCTCCGCGATGGTGATGAGCCCCGACCGGGGCGGCGTCTTCGACGTTCTGTCGAGGCTCGTACGCCTGGGACTGGGCGGCCCGGTCGCGGGCGGTGCCCAGTACGTGTCCTGGATCCACGACCAGGACTTCGTCCGCGCGGTCGACTTCCTCGTCGGCCGGCCGGACCTCAGCGGCCCCGTGAACCTCGCCGCCCCCGCCCCGCTCCCGCACCGGGCGTTCATGCGGACCCTGCGCGCCGCCTGGGGCGTTCCGGTGGGTCTGCCGGCCACCCGGTGGATGGCGGAACTCGGCGCCTTCGCCCTGCGCTCGGACACCGAACTCCTGCTCAAGAGCCGCCGTGTCGTCCCCGGTCGCCTGCTCGACGCGGGCTTCGCCTTCGAGCACCCCGAGTGGCCGCGGGCGGCCGACGACCTGGTACGCCGCCGACGCGACACGTCCGGCTCCGGCTCGGCCCCGGCCCCGGCCCCGCCCGGGGGAACCTCACGTCCGGGGAGGTGA
- a CDS encoding MBL fold metallo-hydrolase, protein MDVVELLPELHLLRFPVGQAYLWRDGDELTLVDAGPAGSGAPIAAFAGTLGQLRRIVLTHFHEDHAGGAGELAAATGAEVLVHHLDAAAVRGEVPGPAPVFEDWERPLHAEALRHLPPGDHPRPPKVTELSGDDLLDVGGGARVVHVPGHTHGSVALHLPRHGVLFTGDTIAASPVDGRVMPGVFNLDRSQVLAACHRLAALDTDVACFGHGTPVLGRADVALRRAAAAGHRALG, encoded by the coding sequence ATGGACGTCGTCGAACTCCTCCCCGAACTCCACCTCCTGCGCTTCCCGGTCGGCCAGGCCTATCTCTGGCGCGACGGCGACGAGCTGACGCTGGTCGACGCGGGCCCCGCGGGCTCCGGGGCACCGATCGCCGCCTTCGCCGGGACCCTGGGGCAACTGCGGCGGATCGTGCTCACCCACTTCCACGAGGACCACGCGGGAGGGGCCGGTGAGCTGGCGGCGGCGACCGGCGCCGAGGTGCTGGTCCACCACTTGGACGCTGCCGCCGTACGGGGCGAGGTGCCGGGCCCGGCACCGGTGTTCGAGGACTGGGAACGCCCGCTGCACGCCGAAGCCCTCCGTCACCTCCCGCCGGGCGACCACCCGCGCCCGCCGAAGGTCACCGAGCTGTCCGGCGACGACCTCCTCGACGTCGGCGGCGGAGCCCGGGTGGTCCACGTCCCCGGCCACACGCACGGCAGCGTCGCGCTCCACCTGCCCCGCCACGGCGTCCTGTTCACGGGCGACACGATCGCCGCGTCCCCGGTGGACGGACGTGTGATGCCGGGCGTGTTCAACCTCGACCGGTCCCAGGTCCTCGCCGCCTGCCACCGCCTGGCGGCGCTCGACACGGACGTGGCCTGCTTCGGCCACGGCACCCCGGTCCTCGGCCGGGCCGACGTGGCACTGCGGCGAGCGGCGGCGGCCGGCCACCGGGCCCTCGGCTGA
- a CDS encoding TetR/AcrR family transcriptional regulator, whose protein sequence is MTSTAPGARARARIEVTAAIKDEARRQLAADGAAKLSLRAVAREIGMVSSALYRYFPSRDELLTALIIDAYDSLGEAAERAHDAVAGEPPLRRWSVVCEAVREWALAHPHEYALIFGSPVPGYTAPETTVPAASRVGLLLIGILRDAYQGPGLARPPLPAELRPEADRMTADLAPDLPPETVTALVAAWAQLFGLIGFELFGQFNRVVGDRERFFRHAVAQLAHGVGLVYPQQGRAKKST, encoded by the coding sequence ATGACCAGTACCGCACCCGGTGCCCGAGCCCGCGCCCGCATCGAGGTCACCGCGGCCATCAAGGACGAGGCCCGCAGGCAGCTCGCCGCGGACGGCGCGGCGAAGCTCTCGCTGCGCGCCGTGGCCCGCGAGATCGGCATGGTCTCGTCCGCGCTGTACCGCTACTTCCCCAGCCGCGACGAGCTGCTGACCGCGCTCATCATCGACGCCTACGACTCCCTCGGCGAGGCCGCGGAGCGGGCGCACGACGCTGTCGCCGGCGAACCACCCCTGCGCCGCTGGTCCGTCGTCTGCGAGGCCGTGCGCGAGTGGGCGCTCGCGCACCCGCACGAGTACGCGCTGATCTTCGGGTCACCGGTGCCCGGCTACACCGCGCCGGAGACGACGGTCCCGGCTGCCTCCCGCGTCGGTCTCCTCCTCATCGGCATCCTGCGCGACGCCTACCAGGGCCCCGGTCTGGCCCGCCCCCCGCTTCCGGCCGAGCTGCGCCCAGAGGCCGACCGGATGACCGCCGACCTCGCCCCCGACCTCCCGCCCGAGACGGTGACGGCCCTGGTGGCGGCCTGGGCCCAGTTGTTCGGCCTGATCGGGTTCGAGCTGTTCGGACAGTTCAACCGGGTGGTCGGGGACCGCGAGCGGTTCTTCCGGCACGCGGTCGCCCAACTCGCGCACGGCGTGGGCCTGGTGTACCCGCAGCAGGGGCGGGCCAAGAAGAGCACGTAG
- a CDS encoding nitroreductase family deazaflavin-dependent oxidoreductase: MSTHVQKPGWITRSVLNRAVAWMTRRGISVWGSRVLAVRGRKSGEWRTTPVNLLTVDGQQYLVAPRGHVQWTHNMRAAGGGELHLGKDVDVFTATEVGDDDKVPLLRAYLKRWKAEVGVFFNGVGPDSPDAELRRIAPDHPVFRVTVTD; encoded by the coding sequence ATGTCCACGCACGTCCAGAAGCCCGGCTGGATCACCCGCAGCGTCCTCAACCGGGCTGTGGCCTGGATGACCCGCCGGGGCATCAGCGTCTGGGGATCACGGGTCCTGGCGGTCCGCGGCCGCAAGAGCGGCGAGTGGCGGACCACCCCCGTCAACCTGCTGACCGTGGACGGACAGCAGTACCTGGTCGCCCCGCGCGGTCACGTCCAGTGGACCCACAACATGCGGGCGGCCGGCGGCGGCGAACTGCACCTCGGCAAGGACGTGGACGTCTTCACCGCCACCGAGGTCGGCGACGACGACAAGGTCCCGCTGCTGCGCGCCTACCTCAAGCGCTGGAAGGCCGAGGTCGGCGTCTTCTTCAACGGGGTCGGCCCCGATTCCCCGGACGCCGAGCTGCGCCGGATCGCCCCCGACCACCCGGTCTTCCGGGTCACGGTCACGGACTGA
- a CDS encoding dipeptidase — translation MSSHPVAETVASLMPRAKAELTELVAFKSVADFGQFPRSESEGAARWVADALTAEGFQDVALLDTPDGTQSVYGFLPGPEGARTVLLYAHYDVQPPLDEAAWTTPPFELTERDGRWYGRGAADCKGGVIMHLLALRALKADGGVPVHVKVIAEGSEEMGTGGLERYAEQHPDLLEADAVVIGDAGNFRVGLPTVTSTLRGMTLVRVEIDTLAGNLHSGQFGGAAPDALGALIRVLDSLRAEDGSTTVDGLAPETSWDGLQYDEEQFRQDAKVLDGVDLIGSGTVADRIWARPAVTVLGIDCPPVVGATPSVQASARALISLRVPPGVDAAEATKLLQAHLETHTPWGARVRTEQIGQGQAFSADTTSPAYAAMAEAMAVAYPGQEMQYAGQGGSIPLCNTLAALYPRAEILLIGLSEPEARIHAVDESVSPRELERLSVAEALFLRNYAAR, via the coding sequence ATGTCGTCGCATCCGGTCGCCGAGACCGTCGCCTCGCTGATGCCCCGGGCGAAGGCGGAGCTCACCGAGCTGGTGGCCTTCAAGTCGGTGGCGGACTTCGGCCAGTTCCCGAGGAGCGAGAGCGAGGGCGCCGCGCGGTGGGTCGCGGACGCGCTCACCGCCGAGGGCTTCCAGGACGTCGCCCTGCTCGACACCCCCGACGGCACCCAGTCGGTGTACGGCTTCCTGCCCGGCCCCGAGGGCGCCAGGACGGTCCTGCTGTACGCGCACTACGACGTGCAGCCCCCGCTGGACGAGGCCGCCTGGACCACCCCGCCCTTCGAACTGACCGAGCGCGACGGCCGCTGGTACGGGCGCGGGGCCGCCGACTGCAAGGGCGGCGTGATCATGCACCTGCTGGCGCTGCGCGCGCTGAAGGCCGACGGCGGCGTGCCGGTCCACGTGAAGGTCATCGCCGAGGGGTCGGAGGAGATGGGCACGGGCGGCCTGGAGCGGTACGCGGAGCAGCACCCCGACCTGTTGGAGGCCGACGCGGTCGTCATCGGCGACGCGGGCAACTTCCGGGTCGGCCTGCCCACGGTCACCTCCACCCTGCGCGGCATGACACTCGTCCGCGTGGAGATCGACACCCTCGCGGGCAACCTGCACTCGGGACAGTTCGGCGGCGCCGCCCCCGACGCGCTCGGCGCGTTGATCCGCGTACTGGACTCGCTGCGCGCCGAGGACGGTTCGACCACGGTCGACGGGCTCGCCCCGGAGACGTCCTGGGACGGGCTCCAGTACGACGAGGAGCAGTTCCGCCAGGACGCCAAGGTGCTGGACGGCGTCGATCTGATCGGCTCCGGCACGGTCGCCGACCGGATCTGGGCCCGCCCGGCCGTCACGGTCCTCGGCATCGACTGCCCGCCGGTCGTCGGCGCCACCCCGTCCGTGCAGGCGAGCGCCCGCGCGCTGATCAGCCTGCGGGTGCCGCCGGGCGTGGACGCGGCCGAGGCGACCAAGCTGCTCCAGGCGCACCTGGAGACGCACACCCCGTGGGGCGCCCGGGTGCGCACCGAGCAGATCGGGCAGGGGCAGGCGTTCAGCGCGGACACGACCAGCCCGGCGTACGCGGCGATGGCCGAGGCGATGGCGGTCGCCTACCCGGGTCAGGAGATGCAGTACGCCGGCCAGGGCGGCTCGATCCCGCTGTGCAACACGCTCGCCGCCCTGTACCCGCGCGCGGAGATCCTCCTCATCGGCCTGAGCGAGCCGGAGGCCCGGATCCACGCGGTGGACGAGAGCGTGTCCCCGCGGGAACTGGAGCGACTGTCGGTGGCGGAGGCGCTCTTCCTGCGCAACTACGCGGCACGCTGA
- a CDS encoding NUDIX hydrolase yields the protein MTVVWINGAFGAGKTTTARELIELIPNSTLFDPEVIGGALPYLLPPKHLAEVGDYQDLPIWRRLVIDTAAAMLSELGGTLVVPMTLLRQDYRDEIFGGLAARRITVRHVLLAPAETILRERIARREVPPDLPDGEMRVRQWSSDHIEPYRSALASWLTADAHPIDTSALTPYETASRIAEAVGSGSVPVCDIVQTPEPTAETLAAGVLLFDEQDRVLLVDPTYKAGWEFPGGVVEPGEAPARAGMREVAEETGISLDDVPRLLVVDWEPPMPPGYGGLRLLFDGGRLDSADAKRLLLPGPELRDWRFVTEEEAADLLPPVRYERLRWALRARERGAALYLEAGIPVG from the coding sequence GTGACCGTCGTCTGGATCAACGGCGCTTTCGGTGCGGGGAAGACCACCACCGCGCGGGAACTGATCGAACTGATCCCGAACAGCACGCTCTTCGACCCCGAGGTCATCGGCGGAGCGCTCCCGTACCTGCTGCCGCCCAAGCACCTCGCCGAGGTCGGCGACTACCAGGACCTGCCGATCTGGCGACGGCTCGTGATCGACACGGCGGCCGCGATGCTCTCCGAGCTGGGCGGGACCCTGGTCGTCCCGATGACCCTGCTGCGCCAGGACTACCGGGACGAGATCTTCGGCGGCCTGGCCGCCCGCCGCATCACCGTGCGGCATGTGCTCCTCGCCCCGGCGGAAACGATCCTGCGCGAGCGAATAGCCCGGCGCGAGGTCCCGCCCGACCTCCCTGACGGGGAGATGCGCGTACGCCAGTGGTCGTCCGACCACATCGAGCCGTACCGATCCGCCCTCGCCTCCTGGCTCACCGCGGACGCCCATCCGATCGACACCAGCGCCCTCACCCCGTACGAGACCGCCTCCCGGATCGCCGAGGCCGTCGGCAGCGGCAGCGTCCCGGTCTGCGACATCGTGCAGACGCCGGAGCCGACCGCCGAGACGCTCGCCGCGGGCGTCCTGCTCTTCGACGAACAGGACCGGGTGCTGCTCGTCGACCCCACGTACAAGGCGGGCTGGGAGTTCCCCGGCGGAGTCGTGGAGCCCGGCGAGGCTCCGGCCCGCGCCGGTATGCGCGAGGTCGCCGAGGAGACCGGCATCAGCCTCGACGACGTGCCCCGCCTCCTCGTCGTCGACTGGGAACCGCCGATGCCTCCGGGGTACGGCGGTCTGCGCCTCCTCTTCGACGGCGGCCGCCTGGACTCCGCCGACGCCAAGCGGCTCCTGCTGCCCGGGCCCGAGCTGCGCGACTGGCGTTTCGTCACCGAGGAGGAAGCCGCCGACCTGCTGCCGCCGGTGCGCTACGAACGGCTGCGCTGGGCCCTGCGGGCCCGCGAACGGGGCGCGGCGCTGTATCTGGAAGCCGGCATCCCGGTCGGCTGA